A window of Ranitomeya variabilis isolate aRanVar5 chromosome 2, aRanVar5.hap1, whole genome shotgun sequence contains these coding sequences:
- the PDCD5 gene encoding programmed cell death protein 5, producing the protein MADPELEAIRKQRLAKLQGRQGDGGSEQAQQEAKQREDEMRNSILSQVLSQAARARLNNLALVKPEKAKAVENYLIQMARFGQLGGKLSEQGLIEILEKVSQQTEKKTTVKFNRRKVMDSDEDDD; encoded by the exons ATGGCGGACCCCGAGCTGGAAGCTATTAGGAAGCAGCGGCTGGCGAAGCTGCAGGGCCGGCAAGGG GATGGGGGGAGCGAGCAGGCTCAGCAAGAGGCCAAACAGAG GGAGGACGAAATGAGGAACAGCATCTTATCTCAGGTCCTGAGCCAGGCGGCCCGGGCGAGAT tGAATAATTTGGCGCTAGTGAAGCCGGAAAAAGCCAAAGCTGTGGAGAACTACCTGATCCAGATGGCAAGATTCGGGCAACTAGGCGGCAAG CTTTCTGAACaaggactaatagaaattctggagAAAGTCAGTCAGCAGACGGAGAAGAAGACGACGGTGAAG TTTAATAGAAGGAAAGTGATGGACTCTGACGAGGACGATGACTGA